The Corvus hawaiiensis isolate bCorHaw1 chromosome 2, bCorHaw1.pri.cur, whole genome shotgun sequence genome includes a window with the following:
- the IRS2 gene encoding insulin receptor substrate 2, producing MASPAVLGLLPPLSSPPGPNLNNNNNNNQGVRKCGYLRKQKHGHKRFFVLRGPGGGGEEAGGARLEYYESEKKWRNKSGAPKRVIALDSCLNINKRADAKHKYLIALYTKDEYFAVAAENEQEQEGWYRALTDLLNEGKAACQGSPHRHLASPFSASCGAAAASLAAAGEDLNYGLIAPATAAYREVWQVTLKPKGLGQSKNLTGVHRLCLSARTIGFVRLNCELPSVTLQLMNIRRCGHSDSFFFIEVGRSAATGPGELWMQADDSVVAQNIHETILEAMKALKELSEFRPRSKSQSSSSSSSGGAGGPGGSGASATHPITVPGRRHHHLVNLPPSQTGLLRRSRTDSLAAGAATKCTPCRVRTASEGDGCRVGSAAGSPMSPGPVRTPLSRSHTLSGGGGRQAGKLLPVLAGGGGLQSSRSMSMPASHSPPSATSPISLSSSSGLGSEPAHPHHPQRPSSGSASVSGSPSDAGFMSFDEYGSSPGGDLRPFSSSSTASNRSNTPESVAETPPVRDPGGGTDLYGYMTMERPPSGRLCYRPCPDAASDRCHRKRTYSLTTPCRQRPAAPQVSSASLDEYTLMRATFAGSAGRLFPSCQAGASPKVTYTPYPEDYGDIEIGSHRSSGSSSTNLGPPAVGGGGGDDDGYMPMTPGVAAALGQGSRSSDDYMPMSPTSVSAPKQILQPRAGVGSGSPGNGSSYKTSSPGESSPDDSGYMRMWCGSKLSVESSDGRLSNGDYINMSPRDPQNGPQVPSLTPPDFFFAPSGHGSSEPPKPSCYSYSSLPRSYKSQGLAKDSDQYVFMNSPGRMIPEEAVCGAGQLPAGTFVPSSHTVPSPLRHSRTESFLSQRCQRVARPSRLSLETLRTMLPSMNEHPLPPEPKSPGEYINIDFGDAAIYSPPSLPADSPASSLGSGTGQRRSPLSDYMNIDFGSQSPSQSGTVSVGSLEALSPGSSSSTSQPNGRYLKAAVGVACSSSPSDGGDYTEMTFGMATTPPQPIIQKPESACITSPTSGVKRLTLSGVEAFILSSPPPDPNRGAKVIRADPQGRRRHSSETFSSTTTVTPVSPSFAHNPKRHNSASVENVSLRKSEGLEEEQGSSPMCRETSAGFQNGLNYIAIDVVDGSLANCDKSRLKARHLLNGGINGVEMSAYASIDFLPHNLKEASAVKE from the exons ATGGCGAGCCCCgccgtgctggggctgctgcccccCCTGAGCTCCCCGCCCGGCCCTAAcctgaacaacaacaacaacaacaaccaggGCGTGAGGAAGTGTGGGTACCTGCGCAAGCAGAAGCACGGCCACAAGCGCTTCTTCGTGCTGCGTggcccgggcggcggcggggaggaGGCGGGAGGCGCCCGGCTGGAGTACTACGAGAGCGAGAAGAAATGGAGGAACAAGTCCGGGGCGCCCAAGCGGGTGATCGCCCTGGACTCCTGCCTCAACATCAACAAGCGGGCGGACGCCAAGCACAAGTACCTCATTGCCCTCTACACCAAGGACGAGTACTTCGCTGTGGCGGCCGAGAAcgaacaggagcaggagggctGGTACAGGGCTCTCACCGATCTGCTCAACGAGGGCAAGGCGGCCTGCCAGGGGTCCCCCCACCGTCACCTCGCCTCCCCCTTCTCCGCCTCCTGCggcgcggccgccgcctccCTGGCCGCCGCCGGCGAAGACCTTAACTACGGGCTGATCGCGCCGGCCACCGCTGCCTACCGAGAGGTCTGGCAGGTGACGCTGAAGCCCAAGGGCTTGGGGCAGAGTAAAAACCTCACCGGCGTCCACCGGCTCTGCCTCTCGGCCCGCACCATTGGGTTCGTGCGCCTCAATTGCGAGCTGCCCTCGGTCACGCTGCAGCTGATGAACATCCGCCGCTGCGGCCACTCCGACAGCTTCTTCTTCATCGAGGTGGGGCGCTCGGCCGCCACCGGCCCTGGCGAGCTCTGGATGCAAGCGGACGACTCGGTGGTGGCCCAGAACATCCACGAGACCATCCTGGAGGCCATGAAGGCGCTGAAGGAGCTGTCCGAGTTCCGGCCCCGCAGCAAGAGccagtcctcctcctcctcttcgtcCGGGGGGGCTGGCGGGCCCGGCGGTAGCGGCGCCTCCGCCACCCACCCCATCACGGTGCCCGGTCGCCGGCACCACCACCTGGTCAACCTGCCTCCCAGCCAGACCGGCCTCCTCCGCCGTTCCCGCACCGACAGCCTCGCCGCCGGCGCCGCCACCAAGTGCACGCCGTGCCGGGTGAGAACGGCCAGCGAGGGCGACGGCTGCCGGGTGGGCTCTGCGGCCGGCAGCCCCATGAGCCCGGGCCCCGTGCGGACTCCCCTGAGCCGCTCGCACACGCTCAGCGGCGGCGGAGGGCGGCAGGCGGGGAAACTGCTCCCGGTGCtggccggcggcggcgggctgCAGAGCAGCCGTTCCATGTCCATGCCCGCCTCCCACTCGCCCCCCTCCGCCACCAGCCCCATCAGCCTCTCCTCCAGTAGCGGCCTCGGCTCCGAGCCTGCCCACCCGCATCACCCGCAGCGCCCGTCCAGCGGCAGCGCCTCCGTGTCCGGCTCCCCCAGTGACGCCGGCTTTATGTCTTTCGACGAGTACGGCTCCAGCCCGGGCGGCGACCTCCggcccttctcctcctcctccactgccAGCAACCGCAGCAACACCCCCGAGTCGGTGGCCGAGACCCCCCCAGTGCGGGACCCGGGGGGCGGCACCGACCTCTACGGCTACATGACGATGGAGCGGCCCCCGAGTGGCCGCCTCTGCTACCGGCCCTGCCCCGATGCTGCCAGCGACAGGTGCCATCGGAAGCGGACCTACTCCCTAACCACGCCGTGCCGGCAGCGACCTGCCGCGCCGCAGGTTTCCTCCGCCTCCCTCGACGAGTACACGCTGATGCGCGCCACCTTCGCCGGCAGCGCCGGCCGCCTCTTCCCGTCCTGCCAAGCCGGGGCTTCCCCCAAAGTGACCTACACCCCCTACCCTGAGGACTACGGGGATATCGAGATCGGTTCTCACCGCAGctccggcagcagcagcaccaatcTGGGCCCGCCGGcagtggggggaggagggggagatgATGACGGCTACATGCCCATGACCCCCGGTGTGGCCGCAGCCTTAGGGCAGGGAAGCCGGAGCAGCGATGATTACATGCCCATGAGCCCAACCAGCGTGTCTGCCCCCAAGCAGATcctgcagccccgggcaggggTGGGTAGCGGGTCCCCGGGAAACGGGAGCAGCTACAAGACCAGCTCGCCTGGGGAGAGCTCCCCTGACGATAGCGGGTACATGCGGATGTGGTGCGGCTCCAAGCTGTCTGTGGAGAGCTCAGATGGAAGGCTGAGTAACGGCGACTATATCAATATGTCCCCTCGGGACCCCCAGAATGGGCCCCAAGTTCCCTCCCTCACTCCCCCAGACTTCTTTTTCGCCCCTTCAGGGCATGGGTCCAGTGAGCCCCCAAAGCCCAGCTGCTATTCATACAGCTCCTTACCCCGCTCCTACAAGAGCCAGGGCTTGGCGAAGGACAGCGACCAGTATGTCTTCATGAACTCCCCGGGGAGGATGATCCCGGAGGAGGCGGTGTGTGGAGCGGGCCAGTTGCCTGCAGGCACCTTCGTCCCCTCCAGCCACACGGTGCCTTCGCCCCTGCGGCACAGCCGGACCGAGAGCTTCCTGAGCCAGCGATGCCAGCGggtggcccggcccagccgcCTCTCTTTGGAGACCTTGCGGACAATGCTGCCCAGCATGAATGAGCACCCTCTGCCGCCTGAGCCCAAGAGCCCTGGTGAATACATCAACATTGACTTTGGGGATGCTGCCATCTATTCTCCCCCCTCACTGCCTGCTGACAGCCCAGCCTCCTCCCTGGGCTCAGGCACGGGACAGAGGCGCTCCCCTCTCTCTGACTACATGAACATTGACTTTGGGTCACAGTCTCCGTCCCAGTCAGGCACGGTCTCGGTGGGCTCCTTGGAAGCTCTCTCACCAGGTTCTtcctccagcaccagccagcCCAATGGACGCTACTTGAAGGCAGCTGTGGGAGTGGCTTGTTCGTCCAGCCCATCAGATGGTGGTGATTACACTGAGATGACCTTTGGCATGGCCACTACCCCACCTCAACCCATCATTCAGAAACCAGAAAGTGCCTGCATCACTAGCCCCACATCTGGGGTGAAGAGGCTCACCCTCTCTGGGGTGGAGGCTTTCATTCTCTCCAGCCCTCCCCCAGACCCGAATCGGGGGGCAAAAGTAATCCGGGCAGATCCCCAGGGGCGGAGGAGGCACAGCTCAGAAACTTTCTCTTCCACCACCACTgtgaccccagtgtccccctcCTTCGCACACAACCCCAAACGACACAACTCGGCCTCGGTGGAGAACGTGTCCCTCAGGAAAAGCGAAGgcctggaggaggagcagggtaGCAGTCCCATGTGCCGGGAGACCTCGGCTGGCTTCCAGAATGGCCTCAACTACATCGCCATTGACGTGGTGGATGGGTCCCTGGCAAACTGTGACAAGTCCAGGTTGAAAGCCAGGCACCTCCTGAATGGGGGCATCAATGGAGTAGAGATGAGCGCCTATGCCAGCATAGACTTTCTGCCTCACAACCTGAAAGAAGCCAGTGCTGTGAAAG agtgA